The Amblyomma americanum isolate KBUSLIRL-KWMA chromosome 3, ASM5285725v1, whole genome shotgun sequence genome window below encodes:
- the EcR gene encoding ecdysone receptor isoform X2 → MSPSSGGGGLNGYFVDSFGDPKKKKGPAPRQQEELCLVCGDRASGYHYNALTCEGCKGFFRRSITKNAVYQCKYGNNCDIDMYMRRKCQECRLKKCLSVGMRPECVVPEYQCAIKRESKKHQKDRPNSTTRESPSALMAPSSVGGVSPTSQPMGGGGSSLGSSNHEEDKKPVVLSPGVKPLSSSQEDLINKLVYYQQEFESPSEEDMKKTTPFPLGDSEEDNQRRFQHITEITILTVQLIVEFSKRVPGFDTLAREDQITLLKACSSEVMMLRGARKYDVKTDSIVFANNQPYTRDNYRSASVGDSADALFRFCRKMCQLRVDNAEYALLTAIVIFSERPSLVDPHKVERIQEYYIETLRMYSENHRPPGKNYFARLLSILTELRTLGNMNAEMCFSLKVQNKKLPPFLAEIWDIQE, encoded by the exons ATGAGTCCCAGCAGCGGGGGTGGCGGCCTAAATGGTTACTTTGTGGACAGCTTTGGGGAcccgaagaagaagaagggcccTGCACCACGGCAGCAGGAGGAACTTTGCCTGGTCTGTGGTGACCGAGCATCGGGCTACCACTACAATGCACTCACATGTGAGGGCTGCAAGGGTTTCTTCAGGCGTAGCATCACAAAGAATGCAGTCTACCAGTGCAAGTACGGCAATAACTGCGACATCGACATGTACATGCGGCGCAAGTGCCAGGAGTGCCGTCTCAAGAAGTGCCTCAGCGTTGGAATGCGACCGGAAT GTGTGGTGCCGGAGTACCAGTGTGCCATCAAGCGGGAGTCTAAGAAGCACCAGAAGGACCGGCCAAACAGCACAACGCGGGAAAGTCCCTCGGCGCTGATGGCGCCATCTTCTGTGGGTGGCGTGAGCCCCACCAGCCAGCCCATGGGTGGCGGAGGCAGCTCCCTGGGCAGCAGCAATCACGAGGAGGATAAGAAGCCAGTGGTGCTCAGCCCAGGAGTCAAGCCCCTCTCTTCATCTCAGGAGGACCTCATCAACAAGCTAGTCTACTACCAGCAGGAGTTTGAGTCGCCTTCTGAGGAAGACATGAAGAAAACCACG CCCTTCCCCCTGGGAGACAGTGAGGAAGACAACCAGCGGCGATTCCAGCACATTACTGAGATCACCATCCTGACAGTGCAGCTCATTGTGGAGTTCTCCAAGCGGGTCCCTGGCTTTGACACGCTGGCACGAGAAGACCAGATTACTTTGCTGAAG GCCTGCTCCAGTGAAGTGATGATGCTGAGAGGTGCCCGGAAATATGATGTGAAGACAGATTCTATAGTGTTTGCCAATAACCAGCCGTACACGAGGGACAACTATCGCAGTGCCAGTGTGGGGGACTCTGCAGATGCCCTGTTCCGCTTCTGCCGCAAGATGTGTCAGCTGAGAGTAGACAACGCTGAATACGCACTCCTGACGGCCATTGTAATTTTCTCTG AACGGCCATCACTGGTGGACCCGCACAAGGTGGAGCGCATCCAGGAGTACTACATTGAGACCCTGCGCATGTACTCCGAGAACCACCGGCCCCCAGGCAAGAACTACTTTGCCCGGCTGCTGTCCATCTTGACAGAGCTGCGCACCTTGGGCAACATGAACGCCGAAATGTGCTTCTCGCTCAAGGTGCAGAACAAGAAGCTGCCACCGTTCCTGGCTGAGATTTGGGACATCCAAGAGTAG